The DNA segment CAGTTGTGACAGCAAAGAAGTTGTTATTGcctacattttttttcaatactgTGTACATTATCTTTGCATGTATTATACTGGTCATTTTGAAATCCTGTACACACATATATTTTCTCAAAACTTCTTCAGTAATTTTGCAAATATCGTACGTATCTTGTGAGGCGTACACCAAACCTCCTTCATCTCTCACACTTACAAATTTgtgaaatacttttttttcttttgccaGCAGGGATTCAATACACGCAGtacatttgattttttttaataagctCCTTGCGACATAACCAGCGATGTATCCTACCACCTGTTCTTTGTACTCCCAAAACTGTGTGTTGTGTAACAATTGTGACGCACGTTCCAGGTTTTCACCTAAAGATTCCTGTTCACTGGTTTCGGCCTCATCATCATCTGGCCGCGTTGAAGCAGCGGTTTCATTTATCGATTTTAGCGCGGAAGAACACATCAAAATAGATATGTGCTCTAAGGGGACACAATTACCCGATTCCGCTGATTTTAGTTCCATGTGACACAGAAGTTTTCTGTAAATGCCTTTGAACTGACGAGCATTTGGGTTGTCGTTGTGTCCGCCATGCA comes from the Plutella xylostella chromosome 9, ilPluXylo3.1, whole genome shotgun sequence genome and includes:
- the LOC125489002 gene encoding uncharacterized protein LOC125489002, translated to MKDEVFAELQEAKDMILSLNIKVSRKRTYKEHQTSKKITLKTCTPILKSPCFTGFLGVLVCIKSLESLYETLIESNRLRYLTTYRLSQDHIELFFGSIRMHGGHNDNPNARQFKGIYRKLLCHMELKSAESGNCVPLEHISILMCSSALKSINETAASTRPDDDEAETSEQESLGENLERASQLLHNTQFWEYKEQVVGYIAGYVARSLLKKIKCTACIESLLAKEKKVFHKFVSVRDEGGLVYASQDTYDICKITEEVLRKYMCVQDFKMTSIIHAKIMYTVLKKNVGNNNFFAVTTEHICGSLHQINIIRLVAEKYLMIRCYHMCKLDNLTSNVNSKRKLFKKQIQREGN